The Fulvivirga maritima genome segment AGCTGCTTCTAGCAAATCCTCATCTATGGTAACACTTCCCACATAATGAAGTTCCGCCTGCGTAATTTTTACACGATGAATTTTGGATTTTAAAACTTCTATATTCATTGAAATAAGATCAAAAATCTAATTTAATAATTTCATTATCAATTAATCTAACACCTTCTATATAAGCGGCTATGCATATCGCAACGGATTTATGGGCAGAAATGTTCTCTATCGGTTCCAGAGTAGCCGGCTCTACTATTTCCAGATATTCTACCTGAACACCATTCTCCTCCATCACCTTCCATGCATCTCTTTTCAATTTATCCAGGTCGGTACCATTATGCAAATATTCTTTACATAACTGTAATGCCTTATAAAGTGAGGTAGCCTGCTCCTTAGCTGCATCACTAAGTCGGCGGTTTCTGGAAGACATGGCCAGCCCTGATGCTTCTCTAAAAACAGGAACTCTCCTTAACTTCACAGAAAAAGATAGGTCACTAACCATCTGTGCAATAATCACATATTGCTGCAGGTCCTTTTGCCCAAAATAGGCGAAGTCAGGGTTAACAATATTAAACAGCTTAGAAACTACTATACCTACACCATTAAAATGGCCAGGTCTAAAGCTTCCTTCCATCACCTTTTCAAGATTTCCAAAATCAAATTTAACCACTGGAAGGGTAGCATACATCTCATCTACCGATGGGCAGAATACTGCGCTACAGCCAGCTGCTTCTAATAATTTCAGATCATCTTCTAAAGTTCTGGGATACTTATCCAGATCAGCAGCATTATTAAACTGCGTCGGATTTACAAAGACACTACACACCACTACATCAGCCTCAGCAATGGCCTCGTTTATTAATGAAAGGTGCCCTTTATGCAAGGCTCCCATAGTAGGAACAAGGCCTATTGATTTACCGCTTTTGCGGTGCTCTTGTAAGTAACTTTGTAGGGGAAAAATCTCCTTAAAAACCTCCATGAGTACATTTTGAAACGGGGGCAAAAGTAAGTTTTTAGAGATATAATATATGGAAAAACGGCAAAAATTTTGTAATTTTGTGGTCTTATTCT includes the following:
- the panC gene encoding pantoate--beta-alanine ligase, which produces MEVFKEIFPLQSYLQEHRKSGKSIGLVPTMGALHKGHLSLINEAIAEADVVVCSVFVNPTQFNNAADLDKYPRTLEDDLKLLEAAGCSAVFCPSVDEMYATLPVVKFDFGNLEKVMEGSFRPGHFNGVGIVVSKLFNIVNPDFAYFGQKDLQQYVIIAQMVSDLSFSVKLRRVPVFREASGLAMSSRNRRLSDAAKEQATSLYKALQLCKEYLHNGTDLDKLKRDAWKVMEENGVQVEYLEIVEPATLEPIENISAHKSVAICIAAYIEGVRLIDNEIIKLDF